GCAACGCTGCGTATCTGTTCATACACGCGCTGCATGAAACGCGAACGCCCGACCATGCCGTGGAAATTCCCGTCATAATCGACACGCCGTTCAAGCACTTCCTTCTCGCGTCGCATCGATTTGTTCTCGATTGCACGCGCGACGATGAGCGTGAGCTTGTCGAGATTAAGCGGCTTGGTGAGAAAATCGTAGGCGCCCAGGCGCATCATCTCCACCGCCTTCTCCACGTCGCCGTGACCGGTTATGATGACGACCGGGATGTGGCGGTCGAACTCGAGCATGGCCGCGAGCATTTCCTCGCCGGGCATCTCCGGCATCTTGAGATCGGCTATCACAAGATCGACGCCGCCCTTATATACGCGCTGTATGCCCTGCTTGCCGTTCTCGGCCGTTTCAACGATATAGCCCTCATACTCGAGCGACTTCTGAAGGCCGTCGCGTATGTTCTTTTCATCGTCGCAGATAAGTACGGTCGCCATGCTATACCTCGGTCTTCTGTGTCTTCAGATGCGTGTCTTCCAGGAGCTTGCGCTCGGCCACGGTCACCGGGAGCGATACGGTCACCTCGGTGTACTTCCCCTCATCGCTCGCCACCGTCACCTCGCCGCCGTGCGCCTTGATGATGCGGTACACATTGGTAAGCCCAAGCCCGGTGCCGGACGTCTTCGTGGTGAAATACGGCTCGAACAACTTGCCCATGTCCTTCTTCGCTATCCCCGCGCCCGTATCGCGCATGCGTATCTGCACGGCATTGTGCATCTCATCGTAGCTCACGCGTATATCGATGCGCCGCGTCCGCGAATCGGCCAGGGCGTCGACGGAGTTCTGTATGACATTGATGAGCGCCTGCTTGATATAGCGCTGATCGGCCTCGAGCACCGGCACGCCTTCGTCCAGCCGCACATCCACCTTTATCTTCGCGCGCTCTATCTCGTATTTGAGGAACCCCACGGTCTCGGCGATAAGATCGCCCGCACGCACGGGCTTGAGATCGAGATTGATCTTCCGCACCGAAAAAAGAAAGCTGTTGACGATATCCTCCAACCTCGATATCTCTTCCTTTACTATGGAGATGAACCCCCGCATGTCCTTCACATCTTTGGATGATTGATCCTGCCGTTTCAGGAGCCGTTCGATGAGCTGAATATGAATATCGAGCGACCCGAGGGGGTTCTTTATCTCATGCGCGACACCGGCGGCAAGCGTGGTGAGGCTTGCGAGATATTCCATACGCTTCATCTCCTGGTCCTTGCCCGCCGCCTCGGTGATGTCGGAAGCGATGATGAGCGATCCCTTGATGACGCCCGACTGCCCGAGCGAAAGCACCTCAAGATCGATGATGCGCGGCACCGCTTCTCGCTCCACGCGTATGGTCCTCCGCACATTCTCGTTGGCAGCGAGCGCCTCCATGAGCGCGTCGCGGAAATCGGGGAGCGACACCCCTTTGATGTCCTTGCCGCGGTCATCGGCGCCGACGCCGAGCAGGAACGCCGCCTGCTTGTTCGCCGCGAGCACGCGGTTCTCGCGGTCAAGCGCAATGACGCCGTCCCTGAGATTATCGATGATAAGCGCGCTCACGGCATACTCGCGCGCCACCTGCACGAACAGGCGTTTTACCTCCTCGGCGGAAAGCGTATCGAAACGCTGTATCACGTTTTCAAGGAATGAGAGCGTGTCTTTCATAGATGTTTCCCGGATACGACGCAGTATAGTGCAGAGTGCCGGGGGTGTCAATCTCTTTTCGCATCAATGCCGATGAT
This DNA window, taken from Spirochaetota bacterium, encodes the following:
- a CDS encoding ATP-binding protein: MKDTLSFLENVIQRFDTLSAEEVKRLFVQVAREYAVSALIIDNLRDGVIALDRENRVLAANKQAAFLLGVGADDRGKDIKGVSLPDFRDALMEALAANENVRRTIRVEREAVPRIIDLEVLSLGQSGVIKGSLIIASDITEAAGKDQEMKRMEYLASLTTLAAGVAHEIKNPLGSLDIHIQLIERLLKRQDQSSKDVKDMRGFISIVKEEISRLEDIVNSFLFSVRKINLDLKPVRAGDLIAETVGFLKYEIERAKIKVDVRLDEGVPVLEADQRYIKQALINVIQNSVDALADSRTRRIDIRVSYDEMHNAVQIRMRDTGAGIAKKDMGKLFEPYFTTKTSGTGLGLTNVYRIIKAHGGEVTVASDEGKYTEVTVSLPVTVAERKLLEDTHLKTQKTEV